A single Methanocaldococcus bathoardescens DNA region contains:
- a CDS encoding class I SAM-dependent rRNA methyltransferase yields the protein MTIKLYVDFGGYSAIEKGNLIIPRENILNKEDFDSIEIGEVVDIYSKRGKFLGRGFKNPREVRIMTLRKEDLDENYLREKIIKANEYRLKLGFKDTYRMVYTQSDWLNGLVIDKYNDIATVQIFNYGIEKMKDVIVETLLDLGIDSIYEKSSGRNRKRAGLPEVEGILAGEKTETIIKEGEAKFKVTFDGQKTGFFLDQRENRLEIEKFIKEGDRVLDICCYTGGFSVHCAIRGAEVIGVDLSKKALKLAEENMELNNIPKDRYEFIEGNAFKVMEEFIDDGERFDVVILDPPAFAQSKKALKDAIRGYHMLNRFGAKLADRLLVTCSCSQPVEPDAFKALVIDACLKAKKWAKIIKYGSQSPDHPITSKGTEYLKCLFLSVEEI from the coding sequence ATGACAATAAAGTTATATGTTGATTTTGGAGGATATTCTGCTATAGAGAAAGGAAATTTAATTATTCCAAGGGAGAATATCTTAAATAAAGAAGATTTTGACAGTATTGAGATTGGAGAGGTCGTTGATATCTACTCAAAGAGAGGGAAATTTTTAGGAAGAGGTTTTAAAAATCCAAGAGAAGTAAGAATAATGACTTTGAGAAAAGAAGATTTGGATGAAAACTACTTAAGAGAGAAGATAATTAAAGCAAATGAATATAGACTAAAATTAGGTTTTAAAGATACTTATAGAATGGTTTATACTCAGTCAGATTGGTTAAATGGCTTAGTTATTGATAAATATAATGATATAGCTACAGTTCAGATATTTAACTACGGTATTGAGAAGATGAAGGATGTTATTGTTGAAACTCTTTTAGATTTAGGTATTGACAGTATATATGAAAAAAGTTCTGGAAGGAATAGAAAGAGAGCTGGATTACCAGAAGTAGAAGGAATATTGGCTGGAGAGAAAACAGAAACAATCATTAAAGAAGGAGAGGCAAAATTTAAAGTTACATTTGATGGGCAGAAAACTGGTTTCTTTTTAGACCAGAGAGAAAATAGGTTAGAGATAGAGAAGTTTATAAAAGAGGGAGATAGAGTTTTAGATATCTGCTGTTACACCGGAGGATTTTCAGTCCATTGTGCTATTAGAGGGGCTGAGGTTATTGGAGTAGATTTATCCAAAAAGGCATTAAAATTAGCAGAAGAAAACATGGAGCTAAATAATATTCCAAAGGATAGATATGAATTTATTGAAGGGAATGCATTTAAGGTTATGGAAGAGTTTATAGATGATGGGGAGAGATTTGATGTGGTTATTCTCGACCCCCCAGCATTTGCTCAATCAAAAAAAGCTTTGAAAGATGCTATTAGAGGATATCACATGCTAAACAGATTTGGAGCTAAATTAGCTGATAGGTTATTGGTTACATGCTCATGCTCTCAACCAGTAGAACCAGATGCATTTAAAGCTTTAGTTATTGATGCCTGCCTAAAAGCAAAAAAATGGGCTAAAATTATAAAGTATGGCTCACAAAGTCCAGACCATCCAATTACATCTAAAGGAACAGAGTATCTAAAATGCCTATTCTTAAGTGTTGAGGAAATTTAA
- the topA gene encoding DNA topoisomerase I, producing MTALIICEKPSVAKKIANALGKAKKKSIDGVPYYELERNGKKIIVASAVGHLFTLVEKENKEFGSYPVFDIKWVPASVEKGKEYVDKYIKALKKLSKEADEFYIATDWDIEGELIGYHALKYCCGREKAKRMRFSSLTKKEIVKAFENPDEIDYGLVDAGESRHIVDWYFGINLSRALMNAIRAVNRWKTMSIGRVQGPALAFLTERELEIKKFVPKPYWVIEALFKGNLKAIHEKEKFWDEKEAKSVYEKIKDEKFGKVVEIKKTKRKIKPLPPFDLGTLQREAYSYFKISPKETQEIAQKLYEKGLCLHPDTLILLPDGIKKIKDLDDEGEILCLNKDLKLTKSKYKLLKRTIKEKLIKITLNDGTKLITTKEHPILVYRDELIFIPAEKLKENEQVVMFINNSEKTFKIKKTGFVDYILENKKYSHHYSIIYASDWKNKFKSGIAKKFDLSNQLSKNKGLSLDRLRKLSNYIIDRDLKRIANGDVYIQKIKKIEELEYEGEVYDLTVENYHNFIANGIVVHNCSYPRTSSQKLPKDRKYLEDILNIIKNHPVYGKWAERILKENLKPVEGKKEDPAHPAIHIVDIPKEELSEKEKKIYDLIARRTLAAFWDNAEREYLNIKVDIKGEKFKLSGSRTVKEGWHEIYHFPKFDEIELPALKKNDIIKVEKITITRKETQPPKRYTVASIIKELEKKGLGTKCLTSNTLIKVKIGSEIKHIKIEELFELLNDKYKEKDIELAVNNKGIKCFSFNYKDEVESSFEFISRRKLERDESVYRIRFEDGSFIEVTEKHPILIYDNGDFRYVKAKDLKKGMKVVSSIKYIGEEVINKDFITKTISSIRKIKYNGYVYDIINSEYSNFIANNIVVHNSTRAEIVDKLIKRGYVIDDGSLKVTDLGISVIETLKRFCPEIIDEKMTRDLEEKLEKIQFRKIKKDDVLEEAEKRLRKILEEFKKKEEDIGIYLIKNLDATNKKGKIVGKCPKCGGDLILIRYKKGRFVGCSNYPECDVKYSLPDKGRIKIPNKVCEVCKSPILKIGDREVCINPECPLKQVEVKEENRKCPKCGGDLILKKGIYGAFYGCSNYPKCKYTESINKKEVVGKCPKCGGDLVVRDGKFGKFVGCSNYPKCKYTEKL from the coding sequence ATGACTGCATTAATAATCTGTGAAAAGCCGAGTGTTGCTAAAAAGATAGCAAACGCTTTAGGAAAGGCTAAGAAAAAAAGCATTGATGGAGTTCCATATTATGAATTAGAAAGAAATGGAAAAAAAATTATTGTTGCAAGTGCTGTTGGGCATCTCTTTACTTTAGTTGAAAAGGAAAATAAGGAATTTGGTTCCTATCCTGTTTTTGATATAAAATGGGTGCCTGCGAGTGTTGAAAAAGGAAAAGAGTATGTAGATAAATACATAAAAGCATTAAAAAAACTCTCAAAAGAGGCAGATGAGTTCTATATTGCCACAGATTGGGATATTGAAGGGGAGTTAATTGGTTATCATGCATTAAAATATTGTTGTGGTAGAGAAAAAGCAAAGAGAATGAGATTCTCATCCTTAACAAAAAAAGAGATAGTTAAAGCTTTTGAAAATCCTGATGAAATTGATTATGGCTTAGTTGATGCTGGAGAGAGTAGGCATATTGTAGATTGGTATTTTGGAATAAATTTATCAAGGGCTTTAATGAACGCCATAAGGGCAGTGAATAGATGGAAAACAATGAGTATTGGTAGAGTTCAAGGTCCTGCATTAGCTTTTTTAACTGAAAGAGAGTTAGAAATTAAAAAATTCGTTCCTAAACCATATTGGGTTATTGAAGCTCTATTTAAAGGTAATTTAAAAGCTATACATGAGAAAGAGAAATTTTGGGATGAAAAAGAGGCAAAAAGTGTTTATGAAAAAATAAAAGATGAAAAATTTGGTAAGGTTGTTGAAATAAAGAAAACTAAAAGAAAGATAAAACCACTTCCACCTTTTGACTTAGGAACTTTACAGAGAGAAGCTTACAGTTATTTTAAAATATCACCAAAGGAAACGCAAGAAATTGCCCAAAAGCTTTATGAGAAAGGGCTTTGCTTACATCCAGATACATTGATATTATTGCCAGATGGAATTAAAAAGATTAAAGACTTAGATGATGAGGGAGAGATTTTATGTCTAAATAAAGACTTAAAATTAACGAAATCAAAATATAAACTTTTAAAAAGAACTATAAAAGAAAAACTGATAAAAATTACTTTAAATGATGGAACCAAACTTATTACTACAAAGGAGCATCCAATTTTAGTTTATAGGGATGAGCTAATATTTATACCAGCTGAAAAATTAAAAGAAAATGAGCAAGTAGTGATGTTTATAAATAATTCAGAAAAGACATTTAAAATTAAAAAAACTGGATTTGTTGATTATATATTAGAAAATAAAAAATATTCTCATCATTATAGTATTATCTATGCTTCAGATTGGAAAAATAAGTTTAAATCTGGAATTGCAAAGAAATTTGACCTATCTAACCAATTATCAAAAAATAAAGGTCTAAGTTTAGATAGATTAAGAAAGTTATCTAATTATATCATAGACAGAGATTTAAAAAGAATTGCTAACGGGGATGTTTATATTCAAAAAATCAAAAAAATTGAAGAACTTGAATATGAAGGAGAGGTTTATGATTTAACAGTTGAAAATTATCACAACTTTATAGCAAATGGTATAGTTGTGCATAACTGTTCATATCCAAGAACATCCAGCCAAAAACTTCCAAAAGATAGAAAGTATTTGGAAGATATTCTAAATATAATAAAAAATCATCCAGTTTATGGAAAATGGGCTGAGAGAATTTTAAAAGAGAATTTAAAACCAGTTGAAGGAAAGAAAGAAGACCCTGCACATCCTGCAATACATATTGTAGATATTCCAAAAGAAGAACTTTCAGAGAAAGAAAAGAAAATTTATGATTTAATAGCAAGAAGAACTTTAGCCGCTTTTTGGGATAATGCAGAGAGAGAATATCTAAATATAAAAGTTGATATTAAAGGAGAGAAATTTAAGCTATCTGGTTCAAGAACTGTAAAAGAAGGTTGGCATGAGATATATCACTTCCCAAAATTTGATGAGATTGAGTTGCCAGCATTAAAGAAAAACGATATAATCAAAGTTGAAAAGATAACAATAACAAGAAAAGAAACACAGCCACCAAAAAGATATACCGTTGCAAGTATTATAAAAGAATTAGAAAAGAAAGGGTTAGGAACAAAATGTTTAACTTCAAATACATTAATTAAAGTTAAAATTGGTAGTGAAATTAAGCATATAAAAATTGAAGAACTATTTGAGTTGCTAAATGACAAATATAAAGAAAAAGACATTGAATTAGCAGTAAATAACAAAGGCATAAAATGTTTCTCATTTAATTATAAAGATGAAGTTGAAAGTAGTTTTGAATTTATCAGTAGAAGAAAATTGGAAAGAGATGAGAGTGTCTATAGGATTAGATTTGAGGATGGCAGTTTTATTGAAGTTACAGAAAAGCATCCAATTTTGATATACGATAATGGAGATTTTAGATATGTTAAAGCCAAAGATTTGAAAAAAGGTATGAAGGTAGTATCATCTATAAAGTATATTGGTGAAGAAGTAATTAACAAAGATTTCATCACAAAAACCATCTCAAGTATTAGAAAAATCAAGTATAATGGATATGTTTATGATATCATAAATTCAGAATATTCAAACTTTATTGCAAATAATATTGTTGTTCATAACTCAACAAGAGCAGAGATTGTAGATAAACTAATAAAAAGAGGTTATGTTATTGATGATGGGTCTTTAAAAGTAACTGATTTAGGGATTTCAGTAATTGAAACATTAAAAAGATTCTGCCCAGAAATTATTGATGAAAAGATGACAAGAGATTTAGAAGAAAAGTTAGAAAAAATACAGTTTAGAAAAATTAAAAAAGATGATGTTTTAGAAGAGGCAGAAAAAAGATTGAGAAAAATATTAGAAGAGTTTAAAAAGAAAGAAGAAGATATTGGAATCTATCTTATCAAAAACTTAGATGCTACAAATAAAAAAGGAAAAATTGTTGGAAAATGTCCAAAGTGTGGAGGGGACTTAATTTTAATAAGATACAAAAAGGGTAGGTTTGTTGGTTGCTCTAACTATCCTGAATGTGATGTAAAATATTCTCTTCCAGATAAGGGTAGAATAAAAATTCCAAACAAAGTTTGTGAGGTATGCAAATCCCCTATTTTAAAAATTGGAGATAGAGAGGTTTGTATTAATCCAGAATGTCCTTTAAAGCAAGTTGAAGTTAAAGAAGAAAACAGAAAATGTCCAAAATGTGGAGGGGATTTGATTTTAAAGAAAGGGATTTATGGAGCATTTTATGGTTGTTCAAATTATCCAAAGTGTAAATACACAGAATCAATAAATAAAAAAGAGGTTGTAGGAAAATGCCCTAAATGTGGAGGAGATTTAGTTGTTAGAGATGGAAAATTTGGAAAGTTTGTTGGTTGCTCTAACTATCCAAAATGTAAATACACTGAAAAACTATAA
- the pdxT gene encoding pyridoxal 5'-phosphate synthase glutaminase subunit PdxT translates to MIIGVLAIQGDVEEHEEAVKKAGYKAKKVKRVEDLEGIDALIIPGGESTAIGKLMKKYGLLEKIKNSDLPILGTCAGMVLLSKGTGINQILLELMDITVKRNAYGRQVDSFEKEIEFKDLGKVYGVFIRAPVVDKILSNDVEVIARDDDKIVGVKQGKYMALSFHPELSEDGYKVYKYFVENCVKNK, encoded by the coding sequence ATGATTATTGGTGTCTTAGCAATTCAAGGAGATGTTGAAGAGCATGAAGAAGCTGTTAAAAAAGCTGGTTATAAAGCAAAGAAAGTTAAAAGAGTTGAAGATTTAGAAGGAATTGACGCTCTAATAATTCCAGGAGGGGAGAGCACAGCTATAGGAAAATTAATGAAAAAATACGGATTATTAGAAAAAATAAAAAATTCTGATTTACCAATCTTAGGAACCTGTGCTGGAATGGTTTTATTATCAAAAGGAACTGGAATCAATCAAATTTTATTAGAATTGATGGATATTACAGTTAAAAGAAATGCTTATGGAAGGCAGGTAGATAGCTTTGAAAAAGAGATTGAATTTAAAGATTTAGGAAAGGTTTATGGTGTATTTATAAGAGCCCCAGTAGTTGATAAGATTTTGAGTAATGATGTGGAAGTTATAGCAAGAGATGATGACAAGATAGTTGGTGTTAAGCAAGGGAAATATATGGCTTTGTCATTCCACCCAGAGCTTTCAGAAGATGGATATAAAGTTTATAAGTATTTTGTTGAGAACTGTGTAAAAAATAAATAA
- a CDS encoding ABC transporter ATP-binding protein, translated as MITVKVKNLTKKYGDFKALDNVSFEAKKGEILGIVGKSGAGKSTLIRILRGSLDYDEGEVEILGRKDNFKEITAIHLQRNFALWAEPVINNIIRKLYAIRNKSDELLPMEEEWEEYEKTAIEILKLVGLEHKKDAFANILSGGEKQRLILGRQIAKIYEKGEGVLLLDEPATMACPASKQKLLDVIKNIRDKLGITVIITSHLPEIHRYLCDRLILLENGKVKMDGDVEEVLNEFLKEMKPPYKRTPNIKDNAIIKVRNVAKRYYVVRGGETLNLRNVSFDVKEGEILSIIGPSGVGKTVIMRLMAGLELPNEGKIIVDGVDITNYGWERVELRKRIGIMHQEFSLPYYQTVENLLKYRLGLKGEKAIAHAKLKAEELGLSPKIVDAIYQLIDVPESERTSKLQKMGLTEDIIYQLFPPVVETFEPEEILEALDLGKDILKKKVIELSGGQKVRVAMALQLITKPKILFLDEPFGDLDPITLRDVANYLKIINERFGTTIVLVSHCVEFIKEISDRAILLDENKLIMEGNPDEVCEEFIRRSNARFMREELGCKN; from the coding sequence ATGATTACCGTTAAAGTAAAAAACTTAACTAAAAAATACGGAGATTTTAAAGCATTGGATAATGTTTCATTTGAAGCAAAGAAAGGAGAGATTTTAGGAATTGTAGGAAAGAGTGGAGCTGGGAAATCTACACTAATAAGGATTTTAAGAGGAAGCTTAGATTACGATGAAGGGGAAGTTGAGATTTTAGGTAGAAAGGATAACTTTAAAGAGATAACAGCTATACATTTACAAAGAAACTTTGCACTATGGGCAGAGCCAGTTATAAACAACATAATAAGAAAGCTTTATGCAATAAGAAACAAATCTGATGAGTTGCTACCAATGGAAGAAGAATGGGAAGAATATGAGAAAACAGCAATAGAGATATTAAAATTAGTTGGTTTAGAGCATAAAAAAGATGCCTTTGCAAATATATTAAGTGGTGGGGAGAAGCAGAGATTAATTTTAGGTAGGCAGATAGCCAAAATTTATGAAAAGGGAGAGGGAGTTTTATTATTAGATGAGCCAGCAACAATGGCATGTCCAGCATCAAAGCAGAAGTTATTGGATGTTATTAAAAACATTAGAGATAAATTAGGCATAACTGTAATAATCACATCTCATTTACCAGAAATTCACAGATATCTTTGTGATAGATTAATTTTATTAGAAAATGGAAAAGTAAAGATGGATGGGGATGTTGAAGAAGTTTTAAATGAATTCTTAAAAGAGATGAAGCCACCATATAAGAGAACACCAAATATAAAAGACAATGCAATAATAAAGGTTAGAAATGTTGCTAAGAGATATTATGTTGTTAGAGGAGGGGAAACATTAAACTTAAGAAATGTCTCATTTGATGTTAAAGAGGGAGAGATTTTATCAATTATTGGACCGAGTGGGGTTGGAAAAACTGTAATTATGAGATTAATGGCTGGTTTAGAGTTGCCAAATGAAGGAAAAATAATTGTTGATGGTGTTGATATAACCAACTATGGATGGGAGAGAGTAGAACTTAGAAAAAGAATTGGAATTATGCATCAGGAATTCTCTTTGCCATATTATCAAACAGTTGAAAATCTATTAAAATATAGGTTAGGGCTTAAAGGAGAGAAAGCTATTGCTCACGCAAAGTTAAAGGCAGAAGAACTTGGCTTATCACCAAAGATTGTTGATGCCATTTACCAATTAATAGACGTTCCAGAATCTGAAAGGACTTCAAAACTGCAAAAGATGGGATTGACAGAAGATATAATTTATCAACTCTTCCCACCTGTAGTTGAAACCTTTGAACCAGAAGAGATTTTAGAGGCTTTAGATTTAGGAAAAGACATTTTAAAGAAGAAAGTTATTGAGTTAAGTGGAGGGCAAAAGGTTAGAGTAGCTATGGCACTGCAGTTGATAACAAAGCCAAAAATTTTGTTTTTGGATGAGCCGTTTGGTGATTTAGACCCAATAACTTTGAGAGATGTTGCCAACTACCTAAAAATAATAAATGAAAGATTTGGAACTACAATAGTTTTAGTTTCACACTGTGTAGAGTTTATTAAAGAGATTAGCGATAGGGCAATATTATTAGATGAGAACAAATTAATTATGGAAGGTAATCCAGATGAAGTTTGTGAAGAGTTTATAAGGAGAAGTAATGCGAGATTTATGAGGGAAGAATTAGGATGCAAAAATTAA
- a CDS encoding AAA family ATPase encodes MKIKAIEIENLFSYGYNEDKFKIEFNEGNIAVIVGPNNAGKTNLFRVLKFLREVIEESKKHDEMVIELDKIHSTVLKNIQFYQNNPDVDSYIIVDFELTEKEKKLIEDFLRCHFGLDFEYKLDVNSNEDLSKLLDKILELLNHIKSVKSSLIGYDLLYSRLERYRLLLNQLVVSLYLLKSLSKGKLVWKYNVKSRSLYFPIYYGETEEFSIIDEKISKKIDEIKKIEEELRHKYKGIVEIIKGIIKNLEISKNKLSKEYLIKLHKHIFGFINLELIGSKNNIREYLLYDDHWGSYPTESLDFIFEDWWEKDDTLGSYENPEIKLDNIRNKSLIGIAHELKNYVKKPKSDDISLYDVIISVYYNGIISLMDTVPYPEKQFEIPDYVEYNVSKKYEIRGDSKLKHKVKEEPKDKYYREIFSLYGNNSDKLKDDKEISIPKIEEYLEKIEGLTHNIEYTENYEVSFEVKNISTISEYVGNGKDLAKYLFYLKNYHWKRFYEIKETLKLIFKQENIYDLDIFINENKFPEIRIMFKEIRNENKKDKDEDIEMDIKIFPIENVGSGIFEVLNILAVVIGAEEKVILLDEPALHLHPKYQKKLLNVLKGGFSLEENNKETKKLLENIKKRLEKNQVIIITHSPYFVNSELLPNTFRFYKDKNGKTKVVNIYTELLREVLRKEIQQMSNGQSKILNELHKLKSNELKILALQLLKIKKIKEMYEPLNFKVKNNLEKNGLSIGNLMRKFYNMEKISFEVNEYINYFLKCLLYISEVSTEYHLSICYFNYIINYVNNKMLELENIETLENEIEEEFLQNDGLIRSLFANGVILAEGDSEYLSIPILLKKLDCALDDYNIEILNVGSKTGFEKYIKLMDSLRIPCAVVCDGDTVFKNNNGKLTLNYNGNVLKVYKEIKPFWISEIDEILNNLSNSEDYEEIDKLLRTKLFIYACKEHDWTDFLINKFKDVEINGKKLKEIIEEDYGVSIEIDDNTNVKKRYKVRIKSNDGKEYKIGLWGIDNIPKNIIDDFKKYLENSQGKYELIEEEYKPKKRRDKAGIAYFIAKNVPKEYIDNIIKNENDKLAKLKQFIKNFIKECTNI; translated from the coding sequence ATGAAGATTAAGGCTATTGAAATTGAGAACCTATTTTCCTATGGTTATAATGAGGATAAGTTTAAGATTGAATTTAATGAAGGCAATATTGCCGTTATTGTGGGGCCAAATAATGCTGGAAAGACAAATTTATTTAGGGTTTTGAAATTTTTAAGAGAAGTTATTGAGGAATCTAAGAAACATGATGAAATGGTAATTGAACTTGATAAGATTCATTCTACTGTCTTAAAGAATATTCAGTTTTACCAGAATAATCCAGACGTAGATAGCTATATTATTGTAGATTTTGAATTAACTGAAAAAGAGAAAAAATTAATAGAGGATTTTTTAAGATGTCATTTTGGATTAGACTTTGAGTATAAATTAGACGTAAATAGCAATGAGGATTTATCTAAATTGTTAGATAAGATATTAGAGTTATTAAATCATATAAAAAGTGTTAAATCTTCTTTAATAGGGTATGATCTGTTGTATAGCCGATTAGAACGTTATAGATTGTTATTAAATCAATTGGTAGTCTCTTTATATCTACTAAAATCTTTATCTAAAGGCAAACTGGTATGGAAATATAATGTAAAAAGTCGAAGTTTGTATTTTCCTATATATTATGGAGAAACAGAAGAGTTTAGCATAATAGATGAAAAAATTTCAAAGAAAATTGATGAAATTAAGAAAATTGAAGAAGAGTTAAGACATAAATATAAAGGTATTGTTGAAATCATTAAAGGCATTATAAAAAATCTTGAAATTTCTAAAAATAAACTTTCAAAAGAGTATCTAATCAAATTACATAAACATATTTTTGGATTTATAAATTTAGAACTTATTGGAAGCAAAAATAATATTAGAGAATATTTGTTATACGATGATCACTGGGGTTCTTATCCAACAGAAAGTTTAGATTTTATCTTTGAAGATTGGTGGGAAAAAGATGATACTTTAGGAAGTTATGAAAATCCAGAAATTAAACTTGATAACATTAGAAATAAAAGTTTAATTGGAATTGCTCATGAACTCAAAAATTATGTCAAAAAACCAAAATCTGATGATATTTCATTATATGATGTCATTATCTCAGTTTATTATAATGGGATAATTTCCTTAATGGATACAGTACCTTATCCCGAAAAACAGTTTGAAATTCCCGATTATGTTGAATATAATGTATCTAAAAAATATGAAATTCGTGGAGACTCTAAACTAAAACATAAAGTTAAAGAAGAACCTAAAGATAAATACTATAGAGAAATTTTTAGTTTATATGGCAATAACTCCGATAAATTAAAAGATGATAAGGAAATTAGCATACCTAAAATTGAAGAATATTTAGAGAAGATTGAAGGATTAACTCACAATATTGAATATACTGAAAATTATGAAGTATCCTTCGAAGTTAAAAATATTTCAACAATTTCAGAATACGTTGGTAATGGCAAAGATTTAGCAAAATATTTGTTCTATTTAAAAAATTACCACTGGAAAAGATTTTATGAAATAAAAGAAACATTAAAACTAATATTTAAGCAAGAAAACATTTATGACTTAGACATCTTTATAAATGAAAATAAATTCCCAGAAATTAGAATAATGTTTAAAGAAATAAGAAATGAAAATAAAAAAGATAAAGATGAAGACATCGAAATGGATATTAAAATCTTCCCAATAGAAAACGTTGGTTCTGGAATTTTTGAAGTTTTGAATATCTTAGCAGTTGTTATCGGTGCAGAGGAAAAGGTTATATTATTAGATGAGCCAGCACTACATTTGCATCCAAAATATCAGAAAAAATTATTAAATGTTTTAAAAGGAGGGTTTAGTTTAGAAGAAAATAATAAAGAAACAAAGAAACTTTTAGAAAATATTAAAAAACGTTTAGAAAAGAACCAAGTCATAATAATTACACACTCTCCTTATTTTGTAAATAGCGAATTATTGCCCAATACATTTAGATTCTATAAAGATAAAAATGGCAAAACAAAAGTAGTAAATATTTACACTGAATTATTAAGAGAAGTATTACGTAAAGAAATACAACAGATGTCTAATGGGCAATCAAAAATTTTAAATGAATTACATAAATTAAAAAGTAATGAACTTAAAATTCTGGCATTACAACTTTTAAAAATTAAGAAAATAAAAGAAATGTATGAGCCATTAAATTTTAAAGTTAAAAATAATTTGGAAAAAAATGGGCTTTCTATAGGCAATCTTATGAGAAAATTTTATAATATGGAAAAAATTTCCTTTGAAGTGAATGAATATATAAATTATTTCTTAAAATGCTTGTTATATATTTCTGAAGTGAGTACTGAATATCATCTGTCCATATGTTATTTTAATTACATTATTAATTACGTTAATAACAAAATGTTAGAATTAGAAAACATAGAGACTTTAGAAAATGAAATAGAAGAAGAATTTCTGCAAAATGATGGTTTAATCCGTTCATTATTTGCTAATGGAGTTATTTTAGCAGAAGGAGATTCTGAATATTTGAGTATTCCGATATTACTTAAAAAATTAGATTGTGCTTTAGATGATTACAATATAGAAATCTTAAATGTTGGGAGTAAAACGGGGTTTGAGAAATACATTAAATTGATGGATTCTCTAAGAATACCCTGTGCTGTAGTTTGTGATGGAGATACAGTATTTAAAAATAATAACGGAAAATTAACATTAAACTACAATGGAAATGTCTTAAAAGTATATAAAGAGATAAAACCATTTTGGATTTCAGAAATAGATGAGATTCTTAATAATTTAAGTAATTCAGAAGATTATGAAGAAATTGATAAATTATTAAGAACTAAATTGTTCATATATGCATGCAAAGAACATGATTGGACTGATTTCTTAATAAATAAATTTAAAGATGTAGAGATTAATGGAAAAAAATTAAAAGAAATTATTGAAGAAGATTATGGTGTTAGTATTGAAATAGACGATAATACTAATGTAAAGAAAAGATATAAAGTTAGAATTAAGTCAAATGATGGAAAAGAGTATAAAATTGGATTATGGGGCATAGATAATATACCAAAAAACATAATAGACGATTTTAAAAAATATTTAGAAAATTCTCAAGGAAAATACGAACTTATTGAAGAAGAATATAAACCAAAAAAGAGAAGAGATAAAGCTGGAATTGCATATTTCATTGCAAAAAATGTTCCAAAAGAGTATATTGATAATATAATTAAAAATGAAAATGATAAATTAGCAAAATTGAAGCAATTCATTAAAAACTTTATAAAAGAATGCACAAACATCTAA
- a CDS encoding molybdenum cofactor guanylyltransferase codes for MVTIIAGIILSGGKGERIGGKKPFRVFNGKYLINYPSDVLKSLKIPYVTVFAKNSIDLEMERKYLIKYKCLISFDLIEGKGPLMGILCGMRALNAKWFIVLPCDCPYVTKEALEKLIANIEIAEKNNNLCIIPKHENGYIEPLFALYKRDSLHILNKIIMEDKNLSIRYFISHLNPLYIKAEELDESKRIFKNINTIEELKNVE; via the coding sequence GTGGTAACCATCATTGCTGGCATAATTTTATCTGGTGGTAAGGGGGAAAGAATTGGTGGAAAGAAACCATTTAGGGTTTTTAATGGTAAATACCTCATAAACTATCCATCAGATGTTTTAAAAAGTTTAAAAATACCTTATGTTACTGTCTTTGCAAAAAATTCTATTGATTTAGAGATGGAAAGGAAATATTTAATTAAATATAAATGCTTAATATCCTTTGATTTGATTGAAGGTAAAGGTCCTTTAATGGGCATCTTATGTGGTATGAGAGCTTTAAATGCTAAGTGGTTTATTGTTTTGCCTTGTGATTGCCCTTATGTAACCAAAGAAGCTTTAGAAAAGTTGATAGCCAATATTGAGATAGCTGAAAAAAACAACAATCTATGTATAATTCCAAAACATGAAAATGGGTATATAGAGCCACTATTTGCTTTATATAAGAGAGATTCTCTACATATTTTAAATAAAATTATTATGGAAGATAAAAACTTATCGATTAGGTATTTTATTTCCCATCTAAACCCCTTATATATAAAAGCTGAAGAATTGGATGAAAGTAAGAGAATTTTTAAAAATATAAATACGATAGAGGAGTTGAAAAATGTTGAGTAA